The Rattus rattus isolate New Zealand chromosome X, Rrattus_CSIRO_v1, whole genome shotgun sequence genome has a window encoding:
- the LOC116887933 gene encoding ferritin heavy chain-like: MGFVRGPRRHQRQRCPPHFQRFRAASALEFIPPPIVSPSDVRQNFHTDCESAINRHVRLQLSASYVYLSMCFYFDREDVALENFSRYFLNKSHECTRNAEIFLALQNQRGGRVSLRTIYKPDRDNWIGGLPAMERAFQLELHLNQSFVAMYQLAARKKDGHLCSFLQTHFLRRQVEVLKKMSSFLISMRQMGSPEVGMAEYLFGKLSLDDNPKEK; the protein is encoded by the coding sequence ATGGGTTTTGTGCGAGGGCCTCGTCGTCACCAACGGCAACGCTGCCCACCCCACTTCCAGAGattcagagcagccagtgccttggAGTTTATACCGCCACCTATTGTCTCTCCATCTGATGTACGACAGAACTTCCACACTGACTGCGAGTCTGCTATCAACAGACATGTCCGGCTGCAGCTCTCCGCCTCCTACGTCTACCTGTCCATGTGCTTCTACTTTGATCGTGAAGACGTGGCCCTGGAGAACTTCTCACGCTACTTCCTAAACAAGTCCCACGAGTGTACTCGCAATGCTGAGATATTTCTGGCCCTGCAAAACCAGCGCGGAGGTCGCGTCTCTCTCCGCACCATCTACAAGCCAGACCGTGACAACTGGATCGGCGGCCTCCCAGCTATGGAGCGTGCTTTCCAGCTGGAGCTACACCTCAACCAAAGCTTTGTGGCCATGTACCAGCTCGCGGCCAGAAAAAAAGACGGCCATCTGTGTAGCTTCCTGCAGACACACTTTCTGCGCAGGCAAGTTGAAGTCCTCAAGAAGATGAGCAGCTTCCTGATCAGCATGCGCCAGATGGGATCTCCAGAAGTCGGCATGGCTGAGTATCTCTTTGGAAAACTTAGCCTGGATGACAACCCCAAAGAGAAGTGA